CCTGTAACGGAACGGTTTAACCATTTGTTTAAACCGAATAGTCAAACCGGAGATTCCAATGGCCGAAGCCCCCGATGTCCTGACCCGCATTCTTGATGCCGCAACCGAAGCATTCGGCCGGCAGGGCTATGCCGGAGCCAAGGTTGAGGCCATCGCCCGGAAGGCCGGCGTCAACAAGGCAGGGCTCTATTACCATGTCGGCCCCAAGGAAAAGCTCTACGAGGCCGTGCTGTTGCGCCTTTTCGGCCAGGTGGCCGGCACCCTGGAGCAGGCCGCCGCACCCGGGGCTTCACCTGGCGAAGACTTGGCCGCTCTGACGGCCGCCCTGGCTGATCTGTTTTCCCGTCTGCCCATGTTGCCCCGGATCATGGCCATGGAGATGGCCTCGGGCGCGGCCAATATGCCGGCGGCGGCTCTGGCCGAGTTTCGCCGCATTTTTGCCGTGACCCGGGGCATTCTGGCCCGGGGGCAGGCGGCAGGACTGCTTGTCCCGGCCGAACCGGTGTTTGTCCATCTCACCCT
The sequence above is drawn from the Desulfovibrio sp. TomC genome and encodes:
- a CDS encoding TetR/AcrR family transcriptional regulator — encoded protein: MAEAPDVLTRILDAATEAFGRQGYAGAKVEAIARKAGVNKAGLYYHVGPKEKLYEAVLLRLFGQVAGTLEQAAAPGASPGEDLAALTAALADLFSRLPMLPRIMAMEMASGAANMPAAALAEFRRIFAVTRGILARGQAAGLLVPAEPVFVHLTLVGSLIVYSLSEPLRLRFAEEGRGLGMRVDMPLADMAAFLAQVVGRGLSAADSGNLLLGDGA